Proteins encoded by one window of Blastocatellia bacterium:
- the rnc gene encoding ribonuclease III: MEAKQAAAVTSMLDAELEKLGELEARIGYRFSNRSLLQRALTHRSYGHGKSSPAVLHNEALEFLGDAVLGFLVSDWLLERYPELPEGKLSKLKAYLVSATNLQAHAQRIELGKFLRLNRGEEKTGGRSKRTLLVDAYEALIAAIYLDGGIESANRFLRTQFAETFEHLDPDETESMDYKTALQERLQAKGMAPPVYSVVGEYGPAHDRIFRVRLTANDSIVAFGRGRTIKAAHQRAARMALRQLDRLNKS, from the coding sequence ATGGAGGCAAAGCAAGCTGCCGCTGTCACCTCGATGCTGGATGCAGAACTGGAAAAACTTGGAGAACTGGAAGCGCGAATCGGTTACCGGTTCTCCAATCGGTCTTTGCTCCAACGAGCGTTAACGCACCGGTCTTACGGTCATGGGAAATCCTCGCCAGCCGTTCTTCACAACGAGGCGCTGGAGTTTCTCGGCGATGCAGTGCTTGGCTTTCTGGTGAGCGATTGGTTGCTCGAGCGTTATCCTGAGCTTCCCGAAGGCAAACTTTCCAAGCTCAAAGCCTATTTGGTCAGCGCCACCAACTTGCAAGCTCACGCCCAGCGAATCGAGCTAGGCAAATTCCTTCGACTCAATCGTGGCGAAGAGAAAACCGGTGGCCGCAGCAAGCGAACCTTGCTTGTGGACGCCTACGAAGCGCTCATCGCCGCCATTTATTTGGACGGCGGCATTGAATCGGCCAATCGGTTTTTGCGCACGCAATTTGCCGAGACGTTTGAGCACCTTGATCCTGATGAAACGGAATCCATGGACTACAAAACAGCTTTGCAAGAGCGATTGCAGGCCAAAGGCATGGCGCCGCCGGTCTACTCCGTTGTCGGTGAATACGGGCCGGCGCACGACCGCATCTTTCGCGTGCGACTCACCGCCAATGATTCAATCGTCGCCTTCGGGCGCGGGCGCACGATTAAAGCAGCCCATCAGCGAGCTGCCCGCATGGCCCTGCGGCAACTAGACCGTCTCAACAAAAGCTGA
- the lepB gene encoding signal peptidase I, giving the protein MAEELNELTHPSTETAQAGATVHTKEQAHGSVLREYFESAVVTVIMALFGMTFIVQAVKVPTGSMENNILIGDHFLVNKFIFGATNTWLDRILPVRSIRRSDVIVFKYPEDPQTNYVKRVIGLPGETVEIRGTRVFINGQELPERRMIVKSPAYDAESSELEIISAEPAPPEATYTVYWEHGLDDEWSRSAFHHGRFGVGEPYKIPEDSYFVMGDNRDDSQDSRYWGAVPRQHIVGRALIVYWSYDERAAQYNGKDFFTNIIRYTRWSRTGTLIR; this is encoded by the coding sequence ATGGCAGAAGAACTGAACGAATTGACCCATCCTTCCACAGAAACGGCCCAGGCGGGCGCCACAGTGCACACGAAAGAACAAGCTCACGGCTCTGTGTTGCGTGAGTATTTTGAATCGGCGGTGGTCACGGTAATCATGGCCCTGTTCGGCATGACATTCATCGTTCAAGCCGTCAAAGTGCCCACCGGCTCCATGGAAAACAACATCCTGATTGGTGACCACTTCCTCGTCAATAAATTTATCTTCGGCGCAACCAACACATGGCTGGATCGCATTCTCCCTGTGCGCTCCATCCGACGCAGCGACGTGATTGTATTCAAGTACCCCGAAGACCCCCAGACCAACTACGTTAAACGTGTCATCGGCCTGCCGGGAGAAACCGTGGAAATTAGAGGAACGCGCGTCTTCATCAACGGACAAGAGCTGCCAGAACGCCGCATGATCGTCAAATCACCCGCCTATGATGCCGAAAGCTCAGAATTGGAAATCATCTCTGCTGAACCCGCTCCGCCTGAGGCGACTTACACCGTTTACTGGGAACATGGCCTGGACGATGAGTGGTCTCGCTCGGCATTCCATCACGGCCGGTTTGGCGTGGGTGAACCATACAAAATCCCTGAGGACTCTTATTTCGTCATGGGCGACAACCGTGACGACAGTCAAGACAGTCGCTACTGGGGCGCTGTTCCCCGCCAACATATCGTTGGCCGCGCGTTGATCGTTTACTGGTCGTATGACGAACGCGCGGCTCAATACAACGGCAAGGACTTCTTCACCAACATCATTCGCTACACACGGTGGAGCCGCACCGGCACATTGATTCGTTAA